In a single window of the Candidatus Zixiibacteriota bacterium genome:
- a CDS encoding radical SAM protein, which yields MKASQFNIFADLDNGNRILFNSVTGAMAELDPNSYSQVSAVLKNPLGESAENNLALRQQLVYGGFLIEDDVHELAQQKMYYNRGRFGKDLLTLAIAPTLDCNLTCDLCYGRQHKMKMRPPVEKFLVSFLDKTIRKAEKIHVTWFGGEPLLEIDTIERIQRHLADKAAGYGIELFASTIITNGALLDKTMALRLNEAGVHTAQVTLNGPREAHDKTRKLSEVNGSFDRIVFNLSQVAGILDTIVRINVAASDVEGMNDVLDSLAQADVLGRVRLLVAPSRVKTEICADAIGRCRQSDSELKNHLNIYRNVTGRSGLKFDFPYLLAEPSCPTDSDSSFIIAPSGYIFKCWQDVSARVDQSVDSIFYRPVDEFQHRNMLQYTTLDPLESNSCKSCAILPVCAGGCAIDIREQTESLSGKCKFFSENLQDLLELRHLYVTRREAT from the coding sequence GTGAAAGCGTCCCAGTTTAACATTTTTGCCGATCTCGATAATGGCAACCGGATCCTCTTTAACAGTGTCACGGGTGCCATGGCTGAGCTTGACCCGAACTCCTATTCGCAGGTCTCCGCCGTTCTAAAGAATCCCCTGGGCGAATCTGCCGAGAATAACCTCGCTCTCAGACAGCAGTTGGTTTATGGCGGATTCCTTATTGAAGATGATGTCCATGAATTGGCGCAGCAGAAAATGTATTATAATCGTGGCCGCTTCGGAAAAGACCTTCTTACCCTCGCCATTGCTCCTACCCTCGATTGCAATCTAACCTGCGATTTATGCTACGGACGACAACACAAGATGAAGATGCGGCCACCGGTCGAGAAATTTTTGGTCTCGTTTCTGGACAAGACCATCAGGAAAGCCGAGAAGATACATGTTACCTGGTTCGGTGGTGAGCCGCTTCTCGAAATCGATACCATCGAGCGAATCCAGAGACATCTTGCCGACAAAGCTGCCGGGTATGGAATCGAACTTTTTGCTTCAACGATCATCACCAACGGCGCTCTTTTGGATAAAACCATGGCGCTGCGCCTCAATGAAGCGGGCGTCCACACCGCTCAGGTCACTTTGAATGGGCCGCGGGAAGCGCACGATAAAACAAGGAAATTGTCTGAGGTGAACGGTTCGTTTGACCGGATAGTCTTCAACCTCTCGCAGGTCGCCGGAATTCTCGACACGATTGTGAGAATAAATGTCGCCGCAAGCGATGTCGAGGGTATGAACGACGTTCTTGATTCACTTGCGCAGGCTGATGTACTCGGCAGGGTGCGCCTTCTCGTTGCACCGAGCCGTGTTAAAACAGAGATCTGCGCTGACGCAATCGGTCGATGCCGTCAGAGTGATTCAGAGCTCAAAAACCACCTGAATATCTATCGAAATGTAACGGGAAGAAGCGGTCTGAAGTTTGACTTTCCGTATTTACTTGCCGAGCCCTCATGTCCGACTGACTCCGACAGTTCTTTTATAATAGCCCCAAGCGGTTACATCTTTAAATGCTGGCAGGATGTGTCTGCGAGGGTAGATCAGTCGGTGGATTCCATTTTTTACAGGCCGGTGGATGAATTCCAGCATCGGAATATGCTCCAATATACGACGCTCGACCCGTTGGAAAGTAACAGCTGTAAATCATGCGCTATTCTCCCCGTCTGCGCTGGAGGGTGCGCTATCGATATCCGCGAACAAACAGAGAGTCTGTCAGGAAAGTGCAAATTCTTCAGTGAAAACCTGCAGGATTTGCTTGAGCTACGACACCTTTATGTAACACGCCGGGAGGCTACATAG
- the mnmA gene encoding tRNA 2-thiouridine(34) synthase MnmA has product MSEKVLVAMSGGVDSSVAALILKEQGFDVVGAHMKLWDYVDVGGDIYKDGRCCTIDSITDCRMVCDSIGAPFYVLNMSEQFREKVIKDFVNEYRAGRTPNPCVRCNTEVKWNEFLRKAKQVGCDFIATGHYSFVEQSESGRYRIRKGVDESRDQSYVLWGISQEALSKTLMPLGGMLKSQVREIASKYNLRTANKVESREICFVADDDYHRFLTEYDAKEGIEHAPGDIVHEDGTVLGKHKGTPFYTIGQRRGLGVAYPTPLYVQKIDVDSNRILVGDDSGLYERELTAANVNWVSIAPPAEELRVEVKIRYQHKAAPATLIPLSDRQVKVVFDRKQRAITPGQSVVFYDGDVLLGGGIIA; this is encoded by the coding sequence ATGAGTGAAAAAGTACTGGTGGCAATGTCCGGTGGAGTGGATTCGTCCGTAGCGGCCCTGATTCTGAAGGAACAGGGCTTCGATGTCGTTGGGGCCCACATGAAGCTCTGGGACTATGTCGATGTGGGCGGCGATATTTACAAGGACGGTCGGTGCTGTACCATCGATTCTATTACCGATTGCCGCATGGTCTGTGATTCAATTGGCGCCCCGTTCTATGTCCTGAATATGTCCGAGCAGTTCCGGGAAAAAGTAATCAAGGATTTCGTAAATGAATACCGGGCCGGCAGAACTCCGAATCCGTGCGTGCGTTGTAACACCGAAGTAAAATGGAACGAGTTTCTTCGCAAGGCAAAGCAGGTAGGGTGCGACTTTATCGCCACCGGCCACTACTCCTTCGTCGAACAAAGTGAGAGCGGCCGCTACCGGATTCGCAAAGGCGTCGATGAATCACGCGATCAGTCATATGTGCTGTGGGGAATCAGTCAGGAGGCTCTGTCCAAAACGCTTATGCCGCTCGGTGGAATGCTGAAATCCCAGGTCCGTGAGATTGCGTCAAAGTATAACCTCCGCACAGCCAACAAAGTCGAATCCCGCGAGATATGCTTTGTTGCCGACGACGACTATCACCGCTTCTTGACCGAGTATGATGCCAAAGAAGGTATTGAGCATGCCCCGGGAGATATTGTTCATGAAGACGGAACCGTGCTGGGCAAACACAAGGGGACACCTTTCTACACTATTGGCCAGCGCCGGGGGCTCGGGGTTGCCTACCCGACCCCGCTGTATGTCCAGAAGATTGACGTCGATAGTAACCGCATCTTAGTCGGCGATGATAGTGGGCTTTACGAACGCGAATTGACGGCAGCGAATGTCAACTGGGTAAGCATTGCCCCACCGGCAGAGGAACTTCGCGTCGAAGTAAAAATTCGTTATCAGCACAAGGCCGCTCCGGCAACTTTGATTCCCTTGTCGGACCGCCAGGTGAAAGTCGTCTTCGACCGGAAGCAGCGCGCCATAACCCCCGGCCAGTCAGTGGTTTTCTACGACGGCGATGTTCTTCTGGGCGGTGGGATCATCGCTTAG
- a CDS encoding cysteine desulfurase family protein, translated as MKTVYLDHNATTPVDPLVVEAMLPYLSAKFGNASSVHSFGREAKVALENAREQIAAVINCDPTELYFTSGGTESDNIAILGTAFKNIKEKDHIIVGAAEHHAVLEPAEYLAHRHNLKLDFLPVDREGFSSPDQLRQIVKDRTSIVSVMHANNETGTIQDIRPMAEVAHEKGSLFHTDAVQSTGKIPVDVRQMDVDMASITAHKIYGPKGIGALYIRAGIKVLPLFYGGSHERKRRPGTENVAGAVGFAKALEIALARQQQDYKMMSDLADYFIDKVVATIPDIALNGTRQNRVPQTVNISFNGVEGESIVLALDLKGIACSSGSACTSGATEPSHVLRAMGIESVMAQGAIRFSIGRSTTRDEIDYVLGVLPDVIGKLREMSPVYSKQ; from the coding sequence ATGAAGACCGTTTATCTTGATCACAATGCCACCACCCCCGTAGACCCGCTCGTGGTCGAAGCAATGCTTCCATATCTGAGTGCAAAGTTTGGTAACGCCAGTTCCGTGCACTCATTCGGACGGGAAGCCAAGGTGGCGCTGGAAAACGCCCGCGAACAAATCGCCGCGGTCATAAACTGCGATCCGACTGAACTCTATTTCACGTCGGGAGGCACTGAATCGGACAATATTGCCATTCTCGGGACGGCATTTAAAAATATTAAAGAAAAAGACCACATCATTGTCGGCGCCGCCGAGCATCACGCCGTGCTCGAACCGGCCGAATATCTCGCTCACCGGCACAACCTCAAGCTTGACTTTTTGCCGGTGGACCGCGAAGGCTTCTCCTCACCGGACCAACTACGACAAATCGTCAAGGACAGAACATCGATCGTTTCGGTAATGCACGCCAACAACGAAACCGGTACTATTCAGGATATCCGGCCAATGGCTGAAGTTGCCCACGAAAAAGGGAGCCTCTTTCATACCGATGCTGTTCAGTCGACAGGCAAAATCCCGGTGGATGTTCGTCAGATGGACGTAGACATGGCTTCGATTACCGCCCACAAGATTTACGGGCCCAAGGGAATCGGTGCCCTCTATATTCGCGCCGGCATTAAGGTGTTACCGCTGTTCTACGGCGGTTCACACGAGAGGAAGCGTCGGCCCGGAACCGAAAATGTCGCGGGGGCGGTCGGTTTCGCGAAGGCCCTTGAAATAGCCCTCGCCCGTCAGCAACAGGACTATAAAATGATGTCGGATCTGGCCGACTATTTCATCGACAAAGTGGTCGCGACTATTCCCGATATCGCGCTCAATGGCACCAGGCAAAACAGGGTCCCTCAGACGGTCAATATTTCGTTCAATGGCGTGGAAGGTGAGTCGATCGTTCTGGCGCTGGACCTTAAGGGAATCGCCTGTTCCTCCGGCTCCGCTTGTACCTCCGGAGCAACCGAACCCTCGCATGTGTTGAGAGCCATGGGGATCGAAAGTGTCATGGCCCAGGGGGCCATCCGCTTCTCTATCGGCAGATCCACGACGCGCGATGAAATCGACTACGTCCTCGGAGTTCTTCCTGATGTCATCGGCAAACTGCGCGAAATGTCTCCTGTTTATAGCAAACAATAG
- a CDS encoding BamA/TamA family outer membrane protein, protein MNRLTVLLLLVFITLPGLCAAKPLDKVTLRWARNKPIIDSIVIEGNSYLSDSRIRNRMYSKVRTLFDVLTGERRSRIQRETLGRDTLEIKYLYYINGFLGVQVDETFEILKPDSTALVRVAINEGNQFFYGSTSVTGTYPGGFDFRFSKIHQKLKSGEPVDPIQINQVVFDMKTILANNGYPYARVDFEIDTLTTRPITPVNFVVEADSLVHFGDVTVEGSEIYPEFVARRELTLKSGDVYRRKAILDSQRRLFESGYFSYLQLTQAENSGDRSRPDFQLKVRERKPYYVSVKTGAGQSELRDLIWDLSLGLGKRNFIGTRRLNFQSDYSFGLGQESRLITHRYWIRYTEPWFLGFRMPVSFTGQYEPPIRSSVQDFVISSWSVSVSTVKWFGDKVKTTAGLEYNEVELSDIPAGTEQLIKEEEGISARRKLYATYRRDSRDNIFIPRRGSLSDISGEFFGGFLGGDDDFYKLEASWGRYQVVWPGWISATRIKGGYATAFGQSSAVPAEERLYLGGASTIRGFRENSLGPLFEDGSVEGARITAIFNQEFRWRTIQFLQALPGIGGFFETLPLYQSVFFDMGNGFRQDTEMKFSNLAYSYGTGFQIMSPAGPIRIDYARRIKTDKYDFASRWHFTILYAF, encoded by the coding sequence GTGAATCGACTGACAGTATTGTTGCTGCTCGTGTTTATAACCCTCCCGGGTCTGTGTGCCGCAAAGCCTCTTGATAAAGTCACTCTGCGCTGGGCGAGGAATAAGCCGATAATCGATTCTATCGTGATCGAAGGCAACTCGTATCTCAGTGATTCCAGAATAAGAAATAGGATGTACTCCAAGGTTCGGACTCTGTTTGATGTCCTCACAGGGGAGAGGCGCAGCCGCATACAGAGGGAAACACTGGGCAGGGATACACTCGAAATCAAATACCTTTATTATATCAATGGATTCCTCGGAGTTCAGGTGGATGAGACTTTCGAAATACTGAAACCCGACTCCACCGCCCTGGTGAGAGTCGCTATCAATGAAGGAAATCAGTTTTTCTATGGCTCAACTTCAGTTACCGGGACCTATCCTGGTGGTTTTGACTTCCGTTTCTCGAAAATCCATCAGAAACTTAAATCGGGCGAGCCTGTCGACCCGATACAAATAAATCAGGTCGTCTTCGATATGAAGACTATCCTGGCCAACAACGGCTATCCGTACGCGAGAGTAGACTTTGAAATCGATACGTTGACCACCCGACCGATTACCCCCGTGAATTTCGTCGTGGAGGCTGATTCCCTGGTTCACTTTGGGGATGTCACTGTCGAAGGCTCTGAGATATACCCCGAGTTCGTAGCCAGACGTGAACTTACTTTGAAGTCCGGAGACGTTTACCGGCGTAAGGCAATTCTGGATTCGCAGCGCCGACTGTTTGAATCGGGATATTTCAGCTATCTGCAGTTGACTCAGGCGGAAAACAGCGGGGACCGATCCCGCCCGGATTTCCAGCTCAAAGTGAGAGAGCGCAAGCCATATTATGTATCTGTCAAGACCGGTGCCGGTCAATCGGAACTGCGCGACCTGATCTGGGATCTATCGCTCGGCCTGGGGAAACGCAACTTCATCGGAACACGCCGTCTGAATTTCCAATCCGACTACTCTTTCGGCCTCGGACAGGAATCAAGGCTGATCACGCACCGTTACTGGATTCGCTACACAGAGCCATGGTTTTTGGGCTTTCGAATGCCGGTCTCATTCACAGGACAGTATGAACCTCCTATAAGGTCGTCGGTCCAGGATTTCGTAATCAGTTCCTGGTCGGTTTCGGTGTCGACTGTCAAGTGGTTCGGTGACAAAGTGAAAACCACGGCAGGACTGGAGTACAACGAGGTCGAGCTCTCCGACATCCCGGCCGGAACCGAGCAACTGATAAAGGAGGAAGAAGGTATCTCCGCCAGGCGGAAGCTCTATGCCACGTACCGGCGAGACAGTCGTGACAACATTTTCATCCCGCGAAGAGGTTCGCTCAGCGATATCTCGGGCGAATTTTTCGGCGGTTTTCTCGGTGGAGATGACGATTTTTACAAGCTTGAAGCAAGCTGGGGAAGATACCAGGTGGTCTGGCCCGGCTGGATATCCGCCACGCGCATCAAAGGAGGATACGCCACCGCCTTCGGTCAATCGAGCGCAGTCCCGGCTGAGGAGCGCCTCTATCTCGGCGGCGCCAGTACCATCAGAGGGTTCAGAGAAAACTCCCTCGGACCGTTATTTGAGGATGGATCGGTGGAAGGTGCCAGGATTACGGCTATATTTAACCAGGAATTCAGATGGAGGACCATCCAGTTTCTACAGGCTTTGCCGGGTATCGGGGGATTTTTCGAGACGCTGCCGCTGTATCAGTCGGTCTTTTTCGATATGGGCAATGGCTTCAGGCAGGATACTGAAATGAAATTCTCCAATCTGGCATACAGTTATGGTACTGGTTTTCAGATAATGTCACCAGCCGGCCCTATCCGGATCGACTACGCCCGAAGAATAAAGACCGACAAATATGACTTTGCCAGCCGCTGGCATTTTACTATATTATATGCCTTCTAA
- a CDS encoding translocation/assembly module TamB domain-containing protein, with protein MKIRRWIKVSLIAALSLAVLFAGGYLYLFKLGGIERIINAKLDAVVGQKYNLDVSVGKVKGSFLSGLLVEDVTVYYDDASRRYQLLHIPRLVTSYALANLWDSKFIFDYLTVDSAELVLLRDTSGHWIIPNFSPKNTAAAKPPNLAPPFSIGRLSLNSLTVKLIKPDDTLTFDDIFISLALKGEEDTYSVDVEQFEFTSNRQKLGLDAAGGKVTFADNKLLFKDIVFIFGDLRIRIDGNMNFENVPSGVVSFAADNVNLADVATFIGPKLKGTVDVNGTVEFAGDDLRGSVDIGGQFLFMSLDNLFVDFSLADKFLQFDTLYGTIFGDCGIDGNGYIDFNGPVETYNLQADIRQFNLNNLIANTFESDLNGHIIMYGESFKRADLVLDLRTRLYESSFDDYPIQRGSGDMVITTDSIIFLDSFRVDYFENIFYANGKVEYSGDMDLAVTADLKNLDRYKGKLFIDQPGGRGRAEATLTGNTSDPDLKGYFMSDSVWIYGLFSDSLFAAVDIERFLSRKLGSVDIDFYRGTVYDMPFDTGYALIRIDSNLVFFDTASINNPYTRLYSMGLYDYEAQPGLMTVDTLILDLFGQRFYNRAGMQVQVDSLGFNILQAAIGNNGAWLSANGRANYDETMDLQLLLNDIPMKPWKNLFAESLMVDGLLSCEASITGSVMQPEFILNAQTDSLVYEDLLLGDVATSLVYGDRLLNIVNFQLLSGYGDYRAEGSFYVDLAFTADSLERFPNLPMNISIAAVDSRFDLVTLLQPSVEQLEGDFFADFVLSGTPLNPHLEGGAFMVDARLKYFDLEDWLRSDSVGVRMNDNRIIIDGMEAYVMDNEEKKSVFAEGTITVKSLDSLYYDLDVVIPEEFTFRYELDDIEGSFEGKLHVEGDSPPLVTGNIQLLSMNYLVDFAEPDQGSPIMTALSGQNTWNLAVDINIISNYWIKNEDIDAEFAGEITMLRESGIYSFIGEMEILRGRGFLFDKTFTIEPGSRVVFEGGDTFNPSLDITAYTRVAGSRGGAEEQNQVEQLELGIHVTGTLEEPEINPTEDSDVNSREDILPLLVANVYSGEAGATASGGIERRMTDLLSAQVSRIGSRQLRHLGVETFEIDPSYSGELDPLDTRVTLGFYTSPNLYLYGRSALSGQSRQEVGFEYRFNRSVLLEGLRDEDELYHMNLKLYWEF; from the coding sequence ATGAAAATTCGTCGATGGATTAAAGTCTCACTCATTGCCGCGCTGAGCCTCGCCGTTCTTTTCGCGGGAGGCTACCTGTACCTGTTCAAGCTGGGTGGCATCGAGAGAATTATCAACGCGAAACTGGATGCTGTCGTTGGTCAGAAGTACAATCTTGATGTCTCCGTCGGAAAAGTAAAAGGCAGCTTCTTGTCAGGTCTGCTGGTGGAAGACGTAACGGTGTACTACGACGATGCCTCTCGGCGCTACCAGTTGTTGCACATTCCACGCCTGGTTACGTCGTACGCCCTTGCCAATCTGTGGGACAGTAAATTCATCTTCGATTATCTGACAGTCGATTCCGCCGAACTGGTTCTGCTAAGAGACACCAGCGGGCATTGGATCATACCGAACTTTTCTCCGAAGAACACCGCCGCCGCGAAACCGCCGAACCTGGCGCCGCCATTTTCCATAGGTCGATTAAGTCTTAATAGCCTTACGGTCAAACTGATCAAGCCGGATGACACCCTGACCTTTGATGATATATTCATATCGCTGGCGCTCAAAGGAGAGGAGGATACTTACTCTGTCGATGTTGAGCAGTTCGAGTTCACATCCAACCGTCAAAAACTCGGACTGGATGCCGCCGGCGGCAAGGTGACCTTCGCCGACAACAAGCTTCTTTTCAAAGACATCGTCTTCATATTCGGAGACCTGAGAATCAGAATTGACGGCAACATGAATTTTGAAAACGTTCCCTCAGGCGTTGTCTCCTTTGCCGCGGATAACGTCAATCTCGCCGATGTGGCTACGTTTATCGGACCGAAGCTGAAAGGAACGGTCGATGTTAACGGTACGGTTGAATTCGCCGGGGACGATCTGCGTGGCTCGGTTGATATTGGCGGCCAGTTTCTTTTCATGTCGCTTGACAACCTGTTCGTGGATTTCTCGCTGGCTGACAAATTCCTTCAGTTCGATACCCTCTATGGCACCATTTTTGGCGATTGCGGGATAGATGGTAATGGTTATATCGATTTCAACGGTCCGGTTGAAACTTATAACCTGCAAGCCGACATCAGGCAGTTCAATCTGAACAATCTCATCGCGAACACTTTCGAGTCGGATCTCAACGGACATATTATCATGTACGGCGAATCCTTCAAACGCGCTGACCTTGTCCTCGATCTTCGTACCCGCCTGTATGAATCGTCGTTCGACGACTATCCCATCCAGCGGGGGAGCGGGGATATGGTGATCACCACCGATTCCATCATCTTCCTTGATTCTTTCAGAGTGGACTATTTCGAAAATATCTTCTACGCCAACGGCAAAGTTGAATATTCCGGTGATATGGACCTTGCTGTCACCGCCGATTTGAAAAACCTGGATCGCTACAAAGGGAAGTTGTTTATCGACCAGCCGGGAGGAAGAGGTCGTGCCGAGGCAACCCTCACCGGTAACACTTCCGATCCCGATCTCAAGGGTTACTTCATGTCCGACTCGGTCTGGATATATGGTTTGTTCAGCGACAGCCTGTTCGCTGCTGTCGATATCGAACGTTTTCTATCGCGCAAACTCGGTTCGGTTGATATTGATTTTTATCGGGGCACTGTATATGATATGCCGTTTGACACGGGGTATGCCCTGATTAGAATTGACTCCAATCTTGTTTTTTTCGACACCGCCAGCATAAACAATCCTTACACGCGGCTCTATTCGATGGGACTTTACGACTACGAGGCTCAACCGGGACTTATGACGGTAGACACCCTCATACTGGACCTTTTCGGGCAGAGATTCTACAACCGCGCGGGGATGCAAGTCCAGGTTGATTCGCTCGGTTTTAACATCCTTCAGGCCGCGATCGGCAACAACGGCGCCTGGCTATCGGCAAACGGCAGGGCGAATTATGATGAAACGATGGATCTTCAACTGCTGCTTAACGACATACCGATGAAACCCTGGAAAAACCTGTTTGCCGAAAGCCTTATGGTTGATGGTCTGTTGTCGTGCGAAGCTTCTATAACCGGGTCAGTCATGCAACCCGAGTTTATCCTGAATGCGCAAACGGATTCGCTGGTATACGAGGACTTGCTTCTGGGAGATGTTGCCACGAGTCTTGTATATGGGGATCGCCTACTAAATATTGTCAACTTCCAGTTGCTGTCCGGCTACGGAGACTACCGGGCGGAGGGTTCTTTTTATGTCGATCTCGCCTTCACGGCGGATTCCCTGGAACGGTTTCCGAACCTGCCGATGAATATCTCCATAGCTGCCGTCGACAGCCGGTTCGATCTCGTCACCCTGCTTCAGCCGTCGGTCGAACAGCTCGAAGGAGACTTCTTCGCCGACTTCGTTCTTTCCGGGACGCCGCTGAATCCCCATCTTGAGGGAGGAGCTTTCATGGTGGACGCGCGGCTGAAATACTTCGACCTCGAGGATTGGCTGCGCAGCGATTCGGTCGGTGTCAGAATGAACGACAACCGGATTATTATCGACGGGATGGAGGCCTATGTTATGGACAACGAGGAGAAAAAATCGGTTTTTGCCGAAGGTACCATCACGGTCAAGTCTCTCGACAGTTTGTATTACGATCTCGATGTTGTCATTCCTGAAGAGTTTACTTTCCGCTATGAACTCGATGACATAGAGGGTAGTTTCGAGGGCAAACTACACGTCGAAGGCGACAGTCCGCCGCTCGTGACCGGGAACATTCAGCTTTTGTCAATGAACTACTTGGTCGATTTTGCGGAGCCGGACCAGGGTTCACCGATAATGACCGCGCTCTCGGGACAGAACACGTGGAATCTGGCCGTCGACATAAACATAATCTCGAACTACTGGATAAAAAACGAAGATATCGACGCTGAGTTTGCCGGCGAGATTACCATGCTGCGCGAGTCCGGCATATACAGCTTCATAGGCGAAATGGAGATATTGCGCGGAAGAGGCTTTCTGTTCGACAAGACTTTTACAATCGAACCCGGCAGCCGCGTAGTCTTCGAGGGCGGCGACACCTTCAATCCCAGTCTCGATATCACCGCCTATACGCGCGTGGCCGGCAGCCGGGGGGGAGCCGAAGAACAAAACCAGGTCGAACAACTTGAGCTTGGCATCCATGTGACCGGCACCCTCGAGGAGCCGGAAATAAACCCGACAGAGGATTCCGATGTCAACTCCCGCGAAGATATTCTCCCGCTTCTGGTGGCCAACGTTTATAGCGGTGAGGCGGGGGCCACGGCCAGCGGAGGTATTGAAAGACGCATGACTGATTTGCTTTCGGCGCAAGTGTCCCGAATCGGCTCAAGGCAATTGCGTCACCTGGGCGTTGAGACCTTCGAAATCGACCCGAGCTATTCGGGCGAGCTCGACCCGCTCGATACCAGGGTGACCCTGGGATTTTACACCTCACCGAATCTGTATCTCTACGGTCGTTCCGCGCTCTCCGGCCAGAGCCGACAGGAGGTCGGTTTCGAATACCGATTCAACCGATCGGTGTTACTCGAAGGTTTGCGGGACGAGGATGAGCTATACCACATGAACCTCAAGCTGTACTGGGAATTCTAG
- a CDS encoding S1C family serine protease, which produces MLPNVYGKAAGKYVLIAFWAVFFSSTVIAQEYSLTRFESGLSDLVYRLSTSIVAIESSYPAASVPGVDAQPGRETVYNVIATGIVYDTLGHILAVASSVANRPLIRILYEDKEVEATVEAVDYQSGLAMLKSSKPVGQPVRLSRELGCAGQMVVALGNAYGLRAAPSLGFCAGVRPDGVMQFTAPITSGTLGGGVFDLSGDLIGIVVGGMGQSGLDGMGLAVPAFEIHEVADVLINQGDRYAGYLGLTTAEIEIFPPLEIRGTNQLASSQSPDILIERGLVVTRVVPTSPAARAGLKKGDLLFSVNRLGMPSATLLASMVKQSAVGTEIEFGVLRQNHPYWITAKIGTTKTLSNALYSDDAERLPQSLRDSLLSEINVLKESIRLLEKRLEQLR; this is translated from the coding sequence ATGCTACCTAACGTTTATGGCAAGGCCGCCGGAAAGTATGTGCTTATAGCTTTTTGGGCGGTCTTTTTTTCTTCAACTGTTATCGCCCAGGAATATTCTCTGACCCGCTTCGAAAGCGGGCTCAGTGATCTCGTATATCGCCTGTCAACTTCTATCGTTGCCATAGAGTCTTCCTACCCGGCGGCTTCGGTTCCCGGTGTGGATGCTCAACCGGGAAGGGAAACCGTTTATAATGTCATCGCGACCGGGATTGTCTATGACACCCTCGGCCATATACTCGCCGTGGCTTCATCAGTGGCCAATAGACCCTTGATTCGGATCCTGTATGAGGACAAAGAGGTTGAGGCAACAGTGGAAGCAGTGGATTACCAGAGCGGGTTGGCCATGCTCAAATCTTCCAAACCGGTTGGTCAACCGGTGCGGTTGTCACGTGAACTCGGTTGCGCCGGACAAATGGTAGTCGCCCTCGGTAATGCCTATGGCCTGCGCGCCGCCCCCTCGCTGGGATTTTGCGCCGGGGTGCGGCCCGATGGCGTCATGCAATTCACGGCGCCGATAACTTCCGGTACGCTCGGGGGCGGTGTGTTCGATCTCTCCGGCGATTTGATCGGTATAGTCGTTGGCGGCATGGGACAGAGCGGCCTCGACGGCATGGGACTCGCCGTGCCGGCGTTTGAGATACACGAAGTAGCCGATGTGCTCATAAACCAGGGAGATCGCTACGCGGGCTACCTGGGACTGACAACCGCGGAGATTGAAATCTTTCCGCCTCTCGAGATCCGGGGGACCAATCAACTGGCAAGCTCTCAATCGCCCGACATCCTGATCGAGCGTGGTCTTGTGGTCACCAGGGTTGTTCCCACCTCACCGGCGGCGAGAGCCGGGCTCAAAAAGGGCGACCTGCTGTTTAGTGTCAATCGGCTTGGTATGCCATCAGCGACCCTTCTGGCGAGTATGGTCAAGCAGTCCGCCGTGGGAACCGAAATTGAGTTCGGCGTTCTAAGACAGAACCATCCCTACTGGATTACCGCGAAGATAGGTACCACGAAGACTCTAAGCAATGCGCTATACTCCGACGATGCCGAACGGCTGCCGCAGTCGTTGAGAGACTCACTGCTCAGTGAAATCAACGTCCTCAAAGAGAGCATTCGCCTGCTTGAAAAGCGGCTTGAGCAGCTGCGCTAA
- a CDS encoding sigma-70 family RNA polymerase sigma factor: MIKETEKDIDFALIKAVQNGDMVAFNQLVDRYKDRLMNVIGRMLSSVEEAQDIVQETFVRVYQHRQSFNFQHCFSTWIYTIALNLARNELRKRKKFKFFDITEMKGNETDFAVEMKLPSRLPQALSSAIKDLPEKYRVAFILRDIQELPYEEVAKMLSVPLGTVKSRVNRARMMLRDKLQPKLEGYDALSKSALLPVGLL, translated from the coding sequence GTGATTAAGGAAACAGAAAAAGATATCGATTTCGCTCTTATAAAGGCTGTCCAGAACGGCGACATGGTTGCTTTCAATCAGCTTGTGGATCGATACAAAGACAGGCTCATGAACGTTATCGGGCGCATGTTGTCATCGGTTGAAGAAGCCCAGGATATTGTTCAGGAGACCTTTGTTCGTGTTTACCAGCACCGGCAGTCGTTCAACTTTCAGCACTGTTTCTCAACCTGGATATACACCATTGCCCTTAACCTGGCGCGCAATGAACTCCGAAAGAGAAAGAAATTCAAATTCTTTGACATTACTGAAATGAAAGGGAACGAGACTGATTTTGCGGTGGAGATGAAATTGCCGAGTCGCCTTCCACAGGCGCTCTCAAGCGCGATAAAGGATCTCCCTGAGAAATACCGCGTGGCATTTATCCTCCGCGACATCCAGGAGCTTCCTTATGAAGAGGTTGCCAAGATGCTCAGTGTTCCGCTGGGAACGGTCAAGTCCCGCGTTAACCGCGCTCGCATGATGTTGCGAGACAAACTACAGCCCAAACTGGAGGGTTATGATGCGTTGTCGAAAAGTGCGCTCTTACCTGTCGGCCTATTGTAG